A genomic stretch from Oleomonas cavernae includes:
- a CDS encoding fatty acid desaturase CarF family protein, whose translation MWKRAAALGFCASIALNTVPVLAQPDWRIVPAMLAAWYIADFASGLIHMYMDYRPCAEGSRLDELFFYEGHRGSPAYKALHREIMSKLNLFEQLVFDFKAHHPRPLTLGRRDLLAQVWATVAVLTLPVSLLLNLAWLTLPVPPWFMAGAVTALIAGTLSQYFHGTLHRRANPWIIPVMRRLHLLITVEAHDLHHATLDRDFATISGWSNPVLNRVFNWLKARGSFNPAGLEPARDKTATTAG comes from the coding sequence ATGTGGAAACGCGCGGCGGCTCTTGGGTTCTGCGCTTCGATCGCCCTGAATACCGTGCCGGTGCTGGCCCAGCCGGACTGGCGCATCGTGCCCGCCATGCTGGCCGCCTGGTACATTGCCGACTTCGCCTCGGGCCTCATCCACATGTACATGGACTATCGGCCCTGCGCCGAAGGCTCGAGGCTGGATGAGCTGTTCTTCTATGAGGGCCACCGCGGCAGCCCGGCCTACAAGGCGCTGCACCGCGAGATCATGTCGAAGCTGAATCTCTTCGAGCAGTTGGTCTTCGATTTCAAGGCCCATCATCCCCGCCCCCTGACCTTGGGGCGGCGGGATCTCCTGGCCCAGGTCTGGGCGACCGTTGCCGTCCTCACCCTGCCGGTCTCGCTGCTGCTCAACCTCGCCTGGCTGACCCTGCCGGTGCCGCCGTGGTTCATGGCCGGCGCCGTCACCGCGCTGATCGCCGGCACCCTGTCGCAATATTTCCACGGCACGCTCCACCGCCGGGCGAACCCGTGGATCATCCCCGTCATGCGGCGGTTGCACCTGCTCATCACGGTGGAAGCCCACGATCTGCACCACGCCACGCTGGACCGCGATTTCGCGACCATCAGCGGCTGGTCCAACCCGGTGCTGAACCGCGTCTTCAACTGGCTCAAGGCCCGCGGCAGCTTCAACCCGGCGGGGCTGGAGCCCGCCCGGGACAAGACCGCGACCACTGCCGGATAG
- a CDS encoding YggT family protein, with protein sequence MIALIQTIDLILGLYTWVLIISAVMSWLIAFNVVNAYSPAVRSIGQVLYVLTEPLLRPIRRILPATGGVDFSPIVLLIAIFFLRRFIPEILLGL encoded by the coding sequence ATGATCGCGCTTATCCAAACCATTGATTTGATCCTGGGCCTCTATACCTGGGTGCTGATCATTTCCGCGGTCATGTCCTGGCTGATCGCCTTCAACGTGGTCAACGCCTACAGCCCCGCCGTGCGCTCGATCGGCCAGGTGCTCTATGTCCTGACCGAGCCTTTGCTGCGCCCGATCCGGCGCATCCTGCCGGCCACCGGCGGGGTCGACTTCTCGCCCATCGTCCTGCTGATCGCCATCTTCTTCCTGCGCCGCTTCATCCCCGAGATACTGCTCGGCCTGTGA
- a CDS encoding DUF167 domain-containing protein produces MTGLPYSAEAGGKAVRLAVKLTPRASRNALDSIVAGADGRAALVIRLNAPPVDGAANEALIRFVADGLHLPKSAVVIKSGHTSRQKLLVIEGAAPALLQRIEEWLKAALSKSRQGAP; encoded by the coding sequence ATGACCGGCCTGCCCTATAGTGCCGAGGCCGGCGGCAAGGCGGTGCGCCTCGCCGTCAAGCTGACGCCCAGGGCCTCGCGCAATGCCCTGGACAGCATCGTGGCCGGGGCCGACGGGCGGGCCGCGCTGGTGATCAGGCTGAACGCGCCGCCGGTCGACGGGGCCGCCAACGAGGCCCTGATTCGCTTCGTGGCCGACGGCCTGCACCTGCCCAAATCCGCCGTGGTCATCAAGTCGGGCCACACGTCGCGGCAGAAGCTGCTGGTGATCGAGGGTGCGGCACCGGCGTTGTTGCAGCGCATCGAGGAATGGCTTAAGGCGGCACTTTCAAAATCGCGACAGGGCGCCCCATGA